Within Pseudomonas brassicacearum, the genomic segment ATGACATCCTGAGGCGCGCCGGGTACCAGCTTCTGGATGACCTCGAACTTGTCGTGGCGCACGCCATCGGGGGTGCGAATGCCGGGGGTGAAGTACAACAAGGTCAACGGCTGGTCATCCGCGACCTTGCCGGCCAACTGGTAGCGCATGCCGAACTTGGTGCCCAGCTTCGCCGGCACGCTCTCGGTCTGGCGGATCTGCTCGTTGCTGCGCCGCAGGACTCGCTCTCCCGATTGCAGCTCGGCTTGCGGCCCTTCGAAAACACCGTACTCCACCGGGCCTTCGACACGGACTTCGGCCTGTGCCAGGCCGCAGGTCAACAACAGCGCCACCAGTGCGCTTGAACGGGTGAGGTGCATAGTGCGCTCCTTGATTGAGATGAGCGCGAGGGTATGACGCGGGAGTGACAGGCTGATGACAAAGCGATGTTGGCCTGTGGGAGCAAAGCTTGCTCGCGATGCCGGCACCTCAGCCTTCAAGACCGCATGACTTTCACCGCAGGCAAGCCTTGCTCCCACACAACACCGCCAAAAAGTTATCCCGCGCCACCTTCTGCGCCACGTCTTGCGGCAAGGCATCGAGAAACGGATCGAAACTGCGCAACTCCTTGCCCAACTTGTTGAACCGCCCGACGACATCCGAGCCCACCATGAAGCGCTCAGGAAAGCGCTTCACCAGCGTTACCCACTCATCCCGGGGCTTACCCGCCTCGTCCAGCAAATACGGCGTGAGCACGCTCCAGGACAGGTCTATGTACAGATTGGGGTAGGCCTCGAGCATGCGGGTCAGGGTCGGCAACAGAAAATCCAAGCGGGTCTGGTGGCGATGGATTTCCATGCTGGTACCGGCATGGGCCCAGATGAAGCGCGTGTGCGGGTGATTGCGCAACGGTTCCTCGATTTCTGCCAGGTACAGCGGATTTTTCTCACGCTTGGAAGTGATGTTGGAATGCAGCATCACCGGCAAGTCGTTCTCGGCCGCCAGGTGATAGATCCGCGTCATGGCTTCGTTGTTGGCCCGTGGGGTGTCGCCCGAGGTCAGCGCCGTCAGGTCGTCATGACGGGTGAAGACCTCGCCGATGCCTTGCCACAAACCCGGGTAGAGATCGAGCATGCGCTGGATATGGGCGGCGGAGTTCTTGTCGTTGGGATTGAAGCCCGACAAAAAAGGATGGAAGTGCCGGCGTTGTTCCTGGGTCAGCTTGCTCACCGCGGCGGCGACAATCACGTCGGTGGCGCTGTACCAATAGGCATCCGCGTCGTCACCGGCGTAATAGCGCGGACGCTTGGGCTCGTCCTCGTGCCATTTCTTGGCCACCGGCACACCGGAAATCATTACATGCTCAATGCGATTGTCCGCCATCGCCTGGAGCAACTTGGGCATGCCGGCGGTTTCCTGGAAGAAATCGACGTAATGCAGATGTGCATCGCTGTAGGTATATTCGCGAGCCACGGCACCGCTGCTGGAAACAACCAGCAGCCAGGCACAGATCAAACGGGGCAGGGACACGGGCAGCCTCCAGAAACCTTGAACAACGTAGACCCTAACCGTCCCGCCTGGGTTCAAGGTGCATGTGCAGCGTCTACTGGCGACGGGTTATGCTTCGTGCAACCGTTGTTCAACCTGGAAGACAACATGACCACTCCCCTGACCGTTCGCCCCCGCGCCGAAGACGTCGAAGGCCAGCCGATTCTTCGTCCGCTGCCGTCCGCCAAATGCCGCAACGTCGGGCCTTTCGTGTTTTTCGATCACATGCTGCAAACCACCTACCCGGCCGGCAAAGGCATGAACATCCGCCAGCATCCGCATATCGGCCTGTCCACCCTCACCTACCTGTTCGAAGGAAAACTCCAGCACAAGGACAGCCTCGGTTCCGATCAGGTGGTGGGTGCCGGGGATGTCAGTTGGATGACCGCTGGCAGTGCCATCGCCCACGTCGAGCGCACTCCCGAATCCTTGCTCGGCAGCGCTTTTATCATGCACGGGTTGCAAGTCTGGTTGGCCTCACCCAAGGCCCACGAACAGGGCCCCGGGCACTACAGTCATCACCCGGCTCACAGCCTGCCCGTCAGCGAGAACCTGGGAGTCAGCATCCGCATGATCGCCGGGTCAGGCTTTTGCCTGGAATCGCCAGTGCCGGTGCTGTCGCCGACGCTTTATGCCGAGTTGAAGCTGCAAACCGCGACGACCTTGCTGATTCCCAACGAACATGAAGAGCGGGCGCTGTATGTGGTGAGCGGCGAAGCGTCATTGGATGGCGAGCCGGTAGAAGCCCATTCCCTGGTGATATTGCCGATCGGGGAAGAGATGACGCTGTTTGCCGACAGTGACTGCCATGCCGTGCTGTTCGGCGGTGCCCCCCTGGACGGGCCGCGTCGGATCAATTGGAATTTCGTCGCCAGCGACCCGGCCCGGATCGATGAAGCCCGCCGACGCTGGGCGGCTGGGGACTGGCCGACTGTGCCGGGGGAAAGCGAGCGGATCGAATTGCCCTAAATTCACAACATCCTGTGGCCAGGGAGCTTGCTCCCGCTCGACTCTGTAGGAGCTGGCGAAGCCTGCGATCTTTTGATCTTGATCTTGATCTTGATCTTGATCTTTCGCTTGGGATTCAAGTGACTGGGGAAAGATCGCAGCCTCGTTTCACTCGACAGCTCCTACACGGCTCCTACGGCCCAGCGGGAGCAAGCTCCCTCGCCACGGGTGCTACTTGAAGCTTTCAGCCCCTGAACACTTCATCCAACAAGTTATGCATCGAGCGGAACGCCCGTCCGGCGACCTTGGCGTCGTACATCATCTTGCCCGGCACATTGGCCTGCGGGTCGGTGAACGAATGCACCGCACCGCCGTAACTCAGCAGTTGCCAATCCACCCCGGCGGCGTTCATTTCATCTTCGAAGGCCGGTAGCTGCTCTTTCGGCACCAGCGGGTCCGAGGCGCCATGCATGACCAATACCGCGCCCGTGATGTTCTGCGCATCAGCCGGGTTCGGTGTATCCAGGGTGCCGTGGAAGGAAATCGCCGCCTTCAGCGGTGCGCCGCTGCGGGCCAGTTCCAGAGCGCAACAGCCCCCGAAGCAAAAGCCGAACGTGGCCAGCCTGGAAGCGTCGACCTGCGCTTCACCCTGGCTTTGCAGTTGCTCGAACGCCGCCTGCATGCGCTTGCGCAACAAGGCCCGGTCATTCTTGAGGGGCATCATCGCCGCCCCCGCCTCATCGGCATTGCTCGGACGGACCGTCTGCCCGTACAAGTCGGCAATCAACACCACATAACCGTTGGCCGCCACCGACTTGGCAATGTCCTCGGCACCCGCCCCCACACCCATCCAGTTCGGCGCCATCAGCAACCCCGGGCGCGGGCCCTGCTGATTGACGTCGAAGGCCAGGCGACCTTCATAACTTTGCCCTTCGATCTGATAGACCAGCGAACGAACCGTAACCTGACTCATGACGGACTCCTTTTTGACTGAATACCAGAAATGAAAAAACCCGCCGAAGCGGGTTTTTCCTGCACTTACTTAAGCTGACAGTTCAACCAGCAGCTTGTTCAGGCGACGCACATACGCCGCCGGGTCCTTCAAGCTGTCGCCAGCCGCCAGGGCCGCTTGGTCGAACAGGATGTGCGACAGATCGCCGAAACGCTCTTCGCTCTGCTCGTTGTCGAGTTTCTCCACCAGCGGGTGGGCCGGGTTGAATTCGAAGATCGGCTTGGAATCCGGGACTTTCTGGCCGCTGGCTTCGAGGATCTGGCGCATTTGCAGGCCCAGGTCCTGC encodes:
- a CDS encoding DUF3859 domain-containing protein, producing MHLTRSSALVALLLTCGLAQAEVRVEGPVEYGVFEGPQAELQSGERVLRRSNEQIRQTESVPAKLGTKFGMRYQLAGKVADDQPLTLLYFTPGIRTPDGVRHDKFEVIQKLVPGAPQDVMAYEFTESHEVVPGEWRFMVFQGDRLLTQQRFVVR
- a CDS encoding amidohydrolase family protein; its protein translation is MSLPRLICAWLLVVSSSGAVAREYTYSDAHLHYVDFFQETAGMPKLLQAMADNRIEHVMISGVPVAKKWHEDEPKRPRYYAGDDADAYWYSATDVIVAAAVSKLTQEQRRHFHPFLSGFNPNDKNSAAHIQRMLDLYPGLWQGIGEVFTRHDDLTALTSGDTPRANNEAMTRIYHLAAENDLPVMLHSNITSKREKNPLYLAEIEEPLRNHPHTRFIWAHAGTSMEIHRHQTRLDFLLPTLTRMLEAYPNLYIDLSWSVLTPYLLDEAGKPRDEWVTLVKRFPERFMVGSDVVGRFNKLGKELRSFDPFLDALPQDVAQKVARDNFLAVLCGSKACLR
- a CDS encoding pirin family protein, which translates into the protein MTTPLTVRPRAEDVEGQPILRPLPSAKCRNVGPFVFFDHMLQTTYPAGKGMNIRQHPHIGLSTLTYLFEGKLQHKDSLGSDQVVGAGDVSWMTAGSAIAHVERTPESLLGSAFIMHGLQVWLASPKAHEQGPGHYSHHPAHSLPVSENLGVSIRMIAGSGFCLESPVPVLSPTLYAELKLQTATTLLIPNEHEERALYVVSGEASLDGEPVEAHSLVILPIGEEMTLFADSDCHAVLFGGAPLDGPRRINWNFVASDPARIDEARRRWAAGDWPTVPGESERIELP
- a CDS encoding dienelactone hydrolase family protein codes for the protein MSQVTVRSLVYQIEGQSYEGRLAFDVNQQGPRPGLLMAPNWMGVGAGAEDIAKSVAANGYVVLIADLYGQTVRPSNADEAGAAMMPLKNDRALLRKRMQAAFEQLQSQGEAQVDASRLATFGFCFGGCCALELARSGAPLKAAISFHGTLDTPNPADAQNITGAVLVMHGASDPLVPKEQLPAFEDEMNAAGVDWQLLSYGGAVHSFTDPQANVPGKMMYDAKVAGRAFRSMHNLLDEVFRG